TAAACTAGGCATAGAGCTACTTTTACGGATCTCTTTATCATGTTTAAAAAACCCAAAACGATTTACTTGCTTCTAGCTGCTGTCATTAGTCTGGGCTTCAGCGCCTTTGGTTGTTCCTCAAACACATCCAACTCAAACACACAGGCAACATCTAGCCCGCAAACTACTCCAAACGTCACCGAGGCGGGGAATGTTAACCAATCCCCATCCCCAGCTGCATCAGCATTACCTGAAAAAGGTTCTGCTAATGACTATGACCAGCAAGGGATGACTAGCGCTAACAACGGAGATCTTAAAAGTGCAGAGGCAGCATGGCGCAAATCAATTGAATTAGACCCCAAAAATGTAGAAGTTCGCACTAAGTTAGGAAGACTCCTGCAAGAGCAAGGTAAGTTAGATGAAGCAACCACCCAATACCAAGACGCCATTCGCTTAAATCCTAATTTTGCAGTAGCTCACCATTCTTTGGGAGTTATTTTGGTTAACCAAGGTAAAAAAGAAGAAGCCATTACCAGTTTGACAAAAGCCAGAGACTTATTCAAAAAAGATGGAAAAACTGAAGAACAGGTGAGAACTCAAATGCAATTAGCGGTTTTGTCAGCACAAGAAGGTAAAATGGATAATGCGATCGCTCAATTAAAAGAAGTTATCAAACTCAAGCCAGACTTTGTACCTCCTCAGTATATTTTAGCAGAAATTTTAGTTAATCAAGGCAAGCCAGACGAAGCGATCGCTACCCTCAAAAAAACTAGAGACTTACTCAAAAAAGAGGGTAAAACCGAGCAAGTAGCAGAAATTCAGAATAATTTAGCCTTGCTGCTGGGGAAACAACAAAAAGTAGACGAAGCGATCGGGGAATTAAAAGACGCAATTAACGTCAAACCCGACTATGCTCCTGCTTACTCTACCTTGGCGATCGCTTTAAATACCAAAGGTAAAACAGATGAAGCAGTAACTAATTTCAAAAAAGCTAGAGACTTGTTCAAGGAGCAAGGTAAAACCCCTCAATTAGTAAATGCTCAATTCAATTTAGTTCTTTTCTTAGGTCAAAATAAAAAACTAGACGAATCAATTGCAGAAGCTAGAGATCTGATTCGCATCAAGTCTGACTTTGCTCCAGCCTACGCCTATTTAGGGCAAGCTTTGGCTCAACAAGGTAAGCAAAAGGAAGCTAAAGAAAACTTGGTCAAAGCTAGAGACTTATTCAAAGAAAAAGGCGAAACCCAGACAGTTGATCAAATCGAGCAAGTCTTACAAAAACTCGAACAGAAAAAATAAACTGATTGCAGATTTCTGATTTGAAGAGTTAACTCCTAAGTGTTGTTGAGATGAACGATCGAAAAGGCAAAGTCTACCTAGTTGGTGCTGGGCCGGGAGATGTCGCCTACCTCACAGTGAGGGCGCAACAGCTGCTAGCTATTGCAGAAGTTTTGGTCTACGATGCCTTGGTCGATCCTCAGTTATTGCAGCTAGTGCCAGATAATTGTCGCCAGCTTGATGTGGGGAAACGCGGCGGACGCCCCAGCATGAAGCAAGCAGAGATCGATCGCCTCTTGGTTGACCAATGTCAGCAAGGAAAGCAGGTAGTGCGCCTCAAAAGTGGCGATCCGTTTATTTTTGGGCGATCTACTTCCGAAATTCAAAGCTTGCTGGCAGCAGGTTGCGCTTTTGAGGTCGTGCCGGGTATTTCCTCGGCACTGGCAGCTCCTTTGCTGGCCGGAATTCCTCTCACCGACCCGGTTCTGAGTCGGTGTTTTGCAGTTTTAAGCGGTCACGACCCAGCCGAGTTGGACTGGAAAACTCTGTCTGGGATTGAGACGCTGGTGATTTTGATGGGAGGGCGTCATTTGGGTGAAATTATCGATCGCCTGCAAGAGTACGGACGATCGCCAAAAACTCCCG
The sequence above is drawn from the Argonema galeatum A003/A1 genome and encodes:
- the cobA gene encoding uroporphyrinogen-III C-methyltransferase, with product MNDRKGKVYLVGAGPGDVAYLTVRAQQLLAIAEVLVYDALVDPQLLQLVPDNCRQLDVGKRGGRPSMKQAEIDRLLVDQCQQGKQVVRLKSGDPFIFGRSTSEIQSLLAAGCAFEVVPGISSALAAPLLAGIPLTDPVLSRCFAVLSGHDPAELDWKTLSGIETLVILMGGRHLGEIIDRLQEYGRSPKTPVAVIRWAGHPQQEVWTGDLGNIVSVTAGISLSPVAIVIGEVVGLRPYLRSDGLDRTVSIKEDFKSYIPNPQSQISIPVTNTQHPTSITHQHSQISPSSPTPLPVDGAGVGVGSPHPVPREG
- a CDS encoding tetratricopeptide repeat protein; this encodes MFKKPKTIYLLLAAVISLGFSAFGCSSNTSNSNTQATSSPQTTPNVTEAGNVNQSPSPAASALPEKGSANDYDQQGMTSANNGDLKSAEAAWRKSIELDPKNVEVRTKLGRLLQEQGKLDEATTQYQDAIRLNPNFAVAHHSLGVILVNQGKKEEAITSLTKARDLFKKDGKTEEQVRTQMQLAVLSAQEGKMDNAIAQLKEVIKLKPDFVPPQYILAEILVNQGKPDEAIATLKKTRDLLKKEGKTEQVAEIQNNLALLLGKQQKVDEAIGELKDAINVKPDYAPAYSTLAIALNTKGKTDEAVTNFKKARDLFKEQGKTPQLVNAQFNLVLFLGQNKKLDESIAEARDLIRIKSDFAPAYAYLGQALAQQGKQKEAKENLVKARDLFKEKGETQTVDQIEQVLQKLEQKK